The proteins below are encoded in one region of Candidatus Moraniibacteriota bacterium:
- a CDS encoding VWA domain-containing protein translates to MNQENNFLSNIQNKAEVPKVLSNISASDKNVSSDGDVAEQTERKGKKESALDEEMRKRAEQFQKQYEKQVNAYFGTPDVSLTLKPGEGAYIDLQNIRVNIDPVMLFEYGMSDAEALFVNFHEAEHFRDMLGNPDAYDQNFDRIKRTTNIHQSFPKALHRLFNCVDDILVNKQVMDRFASGSSVKNVLYPKLFASAVLNKNPTTGTPTPRHQQFMYALLRQAMLPEEAVTLDPEVATAVEHVKKSIGEKGDLIDFITNRRDVERTLMTINQGRKKEGKKAIDSVQFRYFQMWQQVVPVFADLYKKDLQDRKAEPKSGNSKGAGEKGEKNPDEEDLEEGEGDLFGDDPFESAIPDPIDQTDAIPSIEEINRRIAEKKKQALENIRGVSSFDFDAYKRDFKSVEPYIDALSKIFDQVIERRRSIRRVLKKSVKEGVMLDPRKAAVALAEIRAGHDDPQVMLDFEKRETFRNLPSEFEFTLVCDGSGSMRGSQKEVLQRKLAVLVTEALTEFQNRLEKERRRGEDIRLNIKTEVRMFANDDYEVKPMSDELTHPDRVRMHKALRALPGGNNNESATFDAIRKEQFDSKMEYKLREGEMKKVILFLSDGETDALAIQQHIKRLEDQIGKKDAKSGNGLVIAGIGFGEGKSVVGTYKPNGYYAESFDKVPEIFEQFLKEIIDTL, encoded by the coding sequence ATGAACCAGGAAAATAATTTTCTCTCAAATATACAAAATAAAGCGGAAGTGCCAAAAGTACTTTCCAATATTTCTGCGTCCGATAAAAATGTTTCTTCGGATGGAGATGTTGCAGAACAGACTGAACGAAAAGGAAAAAAAGAAAGTGCTCTCGATGAAGAAATGCGAAAACGAGCAGAACAATTTCAAAAACAGTATGAAAAACAAGTGAATGCCTATTTCGGTACACCAGATGTTTCTCTTACTCTGAAACCAGGAGAAGGTGCCTATATCGATCTTCAAAATATTCGTGTGAATATCGATCCTGTGATGCTTTTTGAATATGGGATGTCAGATGCAGAGGCACTTTTTGTGAACTTTCATGAAGCAGAACATTTTCGTGATATGTTGGGAAATCCAGATGCTTATGATCAGAACTTTGATCGGATCAAAAGAACGACGAACATCCATCAATCTTTCCCCAAAGCGCTTCATCGTCTCTTCAATTGTGTGGATGATATTTTGGTCAACAAACAAGTGATGGATCGTTTTGCGAGTGGTTCTTCTGTAAAAAATGTTCTCTATCCAAAATTATTTGCTAGTGCAGTCCTTAATAAAAATCCGACGACAGGTACTCCGACGCCACGTCATCAGCAGTTTATGTATGCTCTCTTGCGACAAGCGATGCTTCCAGAAGAAGCAGTGACTCTCGATCCGGAAGTGGCGACAGCAGTAGAACACGTCAAGAAAAGTATTGGAGAAAAAGGGGATCTCATCGATTTCATCACGAACCGAAGAGACGTAGAACGAACACTGATGACAATAAATCAAGGAAGAAAAAAAGAAGGAAAAAAGGCAATTGATTCTGTGCAATTTCGATATTTCCAGATGTGGCAACAGGTGGTGCCAGTTTTTGCAGACCTGTACAAGAAAGATTTGCAAGACAGAAAAGCCGAGCCAAAATCAGGTAATAGTAAAGGTGCAGGAGAGAAGGGCGAAAAAAATCCTGATGAAGAAGATCTAGAAGAAGGTGAAGGAGATCTCTTTGGCGACGATCCATTTGAAAGTGCTATCCCAGATCCGATTGATCAGACAGACGCTATTCCAAGTATAGAGGAAATCAATAGGCGGATTGCGGAGAAGAAGAAGCAGGCGCTGGAGAATATTCGCGGTGTTTCTTCTTTTGATTTTGATGCATATAAACGAGATTTCAAATCTGTCGAACCATATATCGATGCACTCTCAAAAATCTTTGATCAAGTCATCGAACGACGAAGATCGATACGCAGAGTTTTGAAAAAGTCGGTCAAAGAAGGGGTAATGCTCGATCCTCGGAAAGCTGCTGTGGCTCTTGCAGAGATCAGAGCCGGACACGATGATCCTCAGGTGATGCTTGATTTTGAGAAGAGAGAAACATTTCGTAATCTTCCATCGGAATTTGAATTTACATTGGTCTGTGATGGATCAGGATCGATGCGTGGAAGTCAGAAAGAGGTACTCCAAAGAAAATTGGCGGTATTGGTAACTGAGGCATTGACTGAATTCCAAAATCGTTTGGAGAAAGAGCGTCGGCGAGGTGAAGATATTCGTCTCAACATCAAGACAGAAGTACGAATGTTTGCGAATGATGATTATGAAGTCAAACCGATGAGTGATGAACTGACGCATCCTGATCGAGTGCGTATGCACAAGGCTCTTCGAGCTCTTCCTGGTGGAAATAACAACGAATCAGCAACATTTGATGCCATTCGAAAAGAGCAGTTTGATTCAAAGATGGAATATAAGTTGCGTGAGGGAGAGATGAAAAAAGTCATTCTGTTTTTGTCGGATGGCGAGACGGATGCTCTCGCAATACAACAGCATATCAAACGATTGGAAGATCAAATCGGGAAGAAGGATGCGAAGAGTGGGAACGGGCTTGTGATTGCTGGAATCGGTTTCGGTGAAGGGAAATCAGTGGTTGGAACATATAAGCCCAATGGATACTATGCCGAATCATTTGATAAAGTTCCTGAAATTTTCGAACAATTTCTGAAAGAAATTATTGATACGTTGTAA
- a CDS encoding 2-oxoacid:acceptor oxidoreductase subunit alpha — translation MKNFSRDISLVLGGSAGMGIQTIEATLVSVLKREGYHVFASKEYMSRIRGGSNSTEIRITNKRRASFVKRIDFLFALDADVIPHLEKRITSKTIILGERQKVCRGTTVCQVIDVPFTQFANELGNPIYTSTVAVGIVLGMFRADEALFETYLRERFARKGNEIVEKNIEAGKKGYDFGKHIAYNEGIEVNLSQNKAVEKEILIDGNDALGLGILASGCNYISSYPMSPGTGILTFLAQHKKEFGIVIDQAEDEISAINHSIGAWYAGARAIVSTSGGGFDLMTEGVSLSGIIETPIVVHIGQRPGPATGLPTRTEQADLNLVLYAGHGEFPRAVFAPGTHEEAFFLAQQAFFIADKYQIPVFILTDQYFLDSIRSFPEESLQTLTPENHIIKTDADYKRYALTPDGISPRGVPGYGQGLVGIDSDEHDEDAHITESAEMRVLMHEKRLGKIKGIREEALLPTEIGDVHHAEMIVISWGSNKGVLEEALIHIDDERIAGVHFSQVYPLPENTKKLFAKKKVVVLENNASGQFANLLKLEYGIKISESILKYDGDPFFVEEVVKRFKTLIKDFEL, via the coding sequence ATGAAAAATTTTTCTCGTGATATATCGCTCGTACTCGGTGGATCAGCCGGGATGGGTATCCAGACAATCGAAGCGACGCTCGTGTCAGTACTTAAACGTGAGGGCTACCATGTTTTTGCGAGCAAAGAATATATGTCGCGTATCCGCGGAGGAAGCAACTCAACAGAGATCCGTATCACGAACAAGCGACGTGCCTCATTTGTCAAACGTATTGATTTCTTGTTCGCACTCGATGCAGATGTCATACCTCATCTCGAAAAACGTATCACCAGTAAGACCATCATTCTTGGTGAACGACAGAAAGTGTGTCGTGGTACGACCGTGTGTCAGGTGATCGATGTGCCATTCACACAGTTTGCAAACGAACTCGGTAACCCTATCTATACCAGTACCGTAGCGGTCGGAATAGTCCTTGGGATGTTTCGTGCTGACGAAGCACTCTTTGAAACATATCTCCGAGAACGTTTTGCTCGCAAGGGGAATGAAATAGTAGAAAAAAATATTGAGGCTGGGAAGAAGGGGTATGATTTCGGAAAACATATTGCGTATAATGAAGGAATCGAGGTCAATCTCTCTCAAAATAAGGCTGTAGAAAAGGAAATTCTCATCGACGGTAATGATGCTCTCGGTCTCGGTATTCTCGCTTCAGGCTGTAACTATATTTCTTCGTACCCGATGTCTCCAGGGACAGGAATCCTTACTTTCTTGGCGCAGCATAAAAAAGAATTCGGTATTGTAATCGATCAAGCAGAGGACGAAATATCGGCTATCAATCACAGTATTGGAGCGTGGTATGCGGGGGCGAGAGCGATCGTATCGACTTCTGGTGGAGGGTTTGATTTGATGACAGAAGGGGTAAGTTTATCGGGTATCATTGAAACTCCGATTGTGGTGCATATTGGACAGCGTCCAGGACCTGCGACAGGACTGCCAACACGGACGGAGCAGGCTGATCTCAATCTCGTGCTCTATGCTGGTCATGGTGAATTCCCACGAGCCGTATTTGCCCCAGGCACACACGAAGAAGCTTTCTTTCTTGCACAGCAAGCGTTTTTCATCGCTGACAAATATCAGATTCCTGTCTTTATTCTGACAGATCAATACTTCCTTGATTCTATTCGAAGTTTTCCTGAAGAAAGTTTACAGACACTCACACCAGAAAATCATATTATAAAAACAGACGCAGATTACAAACGCTATGCACTGACTCCTGACGGCATTTCTCCTCGTGGTGTTCCTGGCTATGGCCAAGGATTGGTGGGTATCGATAGTGACGAACACGATGAAGACGCACATATCACAGAAAGTGCTGAAATGAGGGTTTTGATGCACGAAAAACGTCTCGGGAAAATAAAAGGTATCCGCGAGGAAGCACTTCTTCCGACAGAAATCGGCGATGTACATCATGCAGAAATGATTGTTATTTCTTGGGGATCGAATAAGGGAGTGCTCGAAGAAGCATTGATACATATTGATGATGAACGTATAGCAGGTGTGCATTTTTCTCAAGTATATCCATTGCCAGAAAATACCAAAAAGCTTTTTGCAAAGAAAAAAGTTGTGGTGCTGGAGAATAATGCGAGCGGACAGTTTGCAAATCTTTTGAAACTTGAATACGGTATAAAAATTTCTGAATCAATACTGAAATATGATGGAGATCCATTCTTTGTAGAAGAGGTAGTAAAACGATTCAAAACACTGATAAAAGATTTTGAACTTTAG